From the genome of Vitis riparia cultivar Riparia Gloire de Montpellier isolate 1030 chromosome 11, EGFV_Vit.rip_1.0, whole genome shotgun sequence:
GCACTTGTCGGTTCTGCCGCTTTGTCAAAAACTGTCGCACTGAACCGCCCTTTGCATACTCTGTCACAATGCACCATACCATCGGCTTCCGGCATCCACCAATAAATCGAACTATGTTTGTATGCTTTAATGTGGCCAGCATCATAACTTCCTGCTGAAATTGCTGTTCCATCAACTGTGCCttctccaagtcattttcaggCCTCTCCAAAATCTTTATAGCAACATCCTCACCATTATAGGTACCTTTGTACAGTTTACCAAAAGCTCCCTGTGCAAATGCCTCTCCCATATTAAGCTTTCCCAAATCGATTGTCCATTCCTCAAAATTCTCAAGTCCCAGTGTAGGGTATCTACTATCCATCAGAGCCTGGGCCAGAGCATCATCACTTAAGCCATGTGAGACTCTTCCACGGTTATTACTCGCAGCAACAGAGTAATTATTGTTAACACGGCGCAATCCTTGGTGATTCAAGATGCGAGTGTGGGAATCATTTGATCCAACACTGCTGTTATCTACAGACATCGCAACAGAGCCTCCACCATTGCTTGTCTGCAAGCTCCCATAACTTTCTATCGACATATTCGAACCCTCACCGAGCTTATGGTAGAACCCTTGAGAAAGATCATATTCATTGTTGTTCATTCCTATAATTCCAGTGAATTTTGGACCCTCCAACATTTTTCCAACTAAGCAATTTGATCTTCAAGTAGCTTTATTTCCTCAGCATCAGAATTTTCAACCTCAAACCCCTTAATGAAAAccctaaaacaaaatttattacatAAACTCAGCATTGaatttcaaaacttttgaaTTGAGTTTCCAAACTTTGAACACATTAATAAACAACAGACCCAAACTTTCAATCATCCTGTAACCAATGGGTTGAGTGAATGATTAAAAGAACAAGTGCATATCACCTTTTCCCTCCAATTTAAAATGAGAAGAAGTAGAAGGCTCTATTTTGCTGCTGAGAAAATGTGGGCAAAGAAAAGAACCTagagtttcaaaaataagatCTACTGGATCAAAACACATTCCCTCAATTGAGCTGGCATAGCTATTTGTCTCCATTAGGGTTTTCTCATTCAGTGGGAACACAAAATTACATTCGGCACAGTTTCCTCAGAAACAAACAGAGAGTAAAATTGATCTAACAATCAGAGACAACTTTTCTAAGCGTCATGCTTAAAGCATAAATATATGCTTTTCTCACTGCATCCAGagcaaaaataaatgaataattaacaTGACGTTTGGATACActtcctgatttttttttttaataacagaaAATATTAATCactctaatataaaatataagaactctCATACAAATAATAGActtacctttaaaaaaaaatattaatttaaaaactgtttaaaatatatgaataaaaaatttctactaaattaaatttaaaaattttaatagcaaTTTTAAGAACATAAGATGAAACCCTACTTCTTTTGTAAGCATTCCTACATTTTATAAGGG
Proteins encoded in this window:
- the LOC117925141 gene encoding serine/threonine-protein kinase STY13-like isoform X1, with protein sequence MLEGPKFTGIIGMNNNEYDLSQGFYHKLGEGSNMSIESYGSLQTSNGGGSVAMSVDNSSVGSNDSHTRILNHQGLRRVNNNYSVAASNNRGRVSHGLSDDALAQALMDSRYPTLGLENFEEWTIDLGKLNMGEAFAQGAFGKLYKGTYNGEDVAIKILERPENDLEKAQLMEQQFQQEVMMLATLKHTNIVRFIGGCRKPMVWCIVTEYAKGGSVRQFLTKRQNRQVPLKLAIKQALDVARGMAYVHGLGLIHRDLKSDNLLIFADKSIKIADFGVARIEVQTEGMTPETGTYRWMAPEMIQHRPYTQKVDVYSFGIVLWELITGMLPFQNMTAVQAAFAVVNKGVRPIIPNDCLPVLSEIMTRCWDANPDVRPPFAEVVRMLENAETEIMTTVRKARFRCCMAQPMTAE
- the LOC117925141 gene encoding serine/threonine-protein kinase STY13-like isoform X2, with amino-acid sequence MLEGPKFTGIIGMNNNEYDLSQGFYHKLGEGSNMSIESYGSLQTSNGGGSVAMSVDNSSVGSNDSHTRILNHQGLRRVNNNYSVAASNNRGRVSHGLSDDALAQALMDSRYPTLGLENFEEWTIDLGKLNMGEAFAQGAFGKLYKGTYNGEDVAIKILERPENDLEKAQLMEQQFQQEVMMLATLKHTNIVRFIGGCRKPMVWCIVTEYAKGGSVRQFLTKRQNRQVPLKLAIKQALDVARGMAYVHGLGLIHRDLKSDNLLIFADKSIKIADFGVARIEVQTEGMTPETGTYRWMAPYLSLGTNSGHGR